A genome region from Roseofilum reptotaenium CS-1145 includes the following:
- a CDS encoding DUF4336 domain-containing protein, which yields MSDLSWPFWPLLPLYPYGQRRTLRQEVVQDTIWTFDQLQGILYVVVPIRMTIIKLSSGGLLVYAPVAPTPECVRLVNELVDLHGDVKYIILPTVSGLEHKIFVGPFARHFPQAQVFIAPHQWSFPFNLPVTWLGLPGNRTHILPTDSRQAPFSAEFDYHILGPINLGPGQFEEVALLHRATGTVCVTDTIISLSEQPPAIAQFDPYPLLFHAKDSASDPIQDTPENRRKGWQRICLFALYFQPSVLETPKWSTVFKKVISAPDRSKKAYFGLFPFNWKANWKQAFQPLKNRLWVAPVLQTLILNRAPQEVLNWSEKVARWDFQRLIPCHFSAPIRATGYDFRQAFCFLKQHPLSPYSLPPEDLKLLQTIDLNLSQRRIVPPAQQKV from the coding sequence GCGAACCCTGCGCCAAGAAGTTGTCCAAGACACCATCTGGACGTTTGACCAGCTTCAAGGCATTCTCTACGTGGTCGTTCCCATTCGCATGACGATTATCAAACTCTCCTCTGGGGGGTTACTGGTCTATGCACCGGTTGCACCTACTCCCGAATGTGTGCGATTGGTGAATGAATTAGTCGATCTCCATGGAGATGTTAAATATATTATCCTGCCCACGGTTTCGGGACTCGAACATAAAATCTTTGTCGGCCCCTTTGCCCGTCATTTCCCCCAAGCTCAGGTTTTTATTGCTCCCCACCAATGGAGTTTTCCCTTCAATTTACCGGTGACCTGGCTGGGGTTACCGGGCAACCGCACCCATATTTTACCTACGGACAGCCGTCAAGCCCCCTTTAGTGCTGAATTTGACTACCATATCCTCGGGCCGATTAACCTCGGGCCGGGACAATTTGAAGAAGTTGCCCTGCTCCACCGAGCTACGGGTACAGTCTGCGTCACGGATACCATTATCTCTCTTTCTGAACAGCCACCGGCGATCGCCCAATTTGACCCCTATCCTCTCCTCTTTCACGCCAAAGACAGCGCCTCAGATCCCATTCAAGATACCCCAGAAAACCGCCGCAAAGGATGGCAACGCATTTGTCTGTTTGCTCTCTACTTCCAACCCAGTGTCCTTGAAACCCCCAAATGGTCAACGGTTTTTAAAAAAGTCATCAGCGCCCCAGACCGGTCTAAAAAAGCCTACTTCGGTCTCTTTCCCTTCAATTGGAAAGCCAATTGGAAACAAGCCTTTCAACCCCTGAAAAATCGTCTCTGGGTCGCTCCTGTTCTACAAACTTTGATTCTCAACCGCGCTCCCCAAGAAGTCTTAAATTGGTCTGAAAAAGTTGCCCGCTGGGACTTTCAGCGTCTGATTCCCTGTCACTTTAGTGCCCCCATTCGTGCCACGGGTTACGACTTCCGACAAGCCTTTTGCTTCCTCAAACAACACCCTCTTAGTCCCTATTCCTTACCCCCAGAAGACCTCAAACTTCTGCAAACGAT